A segment of the Symmachiella macrocystis genome:
AAACAGCCTCGCGATTTTTCCAACGACGATGTGATCTTCGGTAAATCCAAGTTCTCGCCGAACATCCGCACGGGGGACGGGGGGATTGAGAAACGGTTCGACCTCCATGCCGCTGTAGACCGTTTGAAACATCGATCGCGGCGCGATACCAGCCGCGACGTATTGATCGGTCATCGAATCGCACACACTGATCAGCAGCGCACACCGCCGGGCCGCCCATTTTTCGCAACTGCGATAAACCTGATACGCCGCCGCACTTTGAAATTCGTGAAACGGTGAGCCGTGGATCGTGTGCACGACCGGAATTTTCAATTTCGTCGCTGCTGCACGCCCAATGACCCCTGCTTTGGAGCTATGCGTGTGCACGATGTCAGGTTGGATTTCAGCCAGCATGCGCATCAGCGAGCGGTAGCTTTGCCAGTCGCGGCGGGGGTGGATTTCTCGCCGTAACTCGGGAACGATTCGCACGTCCAAGTCGCGCTGCGCTGCTCGCTCAAGCAGGCTGCCTTCTGGACCTAGCGCGGGTCCGGTGAGCAAGGTGACATCGTCGCCCCAGTCGTGGTGTTGTCCTTCGACGGTGAGCAGAGTGTTCTCCTGCGCGCCGCCAAGAATCAGCCGAGTGATGATGTGGACGGTTTTCATGTGTGATTACGACGGGGCGCCGGGGGAATTGGAAACGACGTTTTCTCCATCATAGTCGACATGCACCAAATACAAACCGTGCGGGGGGGCCGTCGCACCGGCGTGGTCGCGGGTTTGGTTTTCCAGGATTTCCCGGACCTTGTCAACGGGCCAATTGCCGTAGCCAACTTTCAGCAATGTCCCGGTGATGCTGCGGACCATGTTGTACAAAAACCCGTCCGCCATGATGTCGATGCAAATAAAATCGCCGTCCTCTGCAGTGGCGCCGGGCGTTGGCGACCAAAGGTCCCATCCAACGCGCCGCGTAACATTTAGTTCCATCACCGTTCGGACACTGCTGGAACGATTGGGGAAGTGTGATTCGAAACTACGAAAATCGTGCGTGCCAACCAAAGCCCGCGCAGCTGCGTGCATGGCGGTCGCATCGAGTGGTTTGCCGATCCGATGCACGTAGCGCTGCAAGAACGGAACCGCCACGCGGTTGTTGTGGATCACATAACGATAGCGTTTGCGAACCGCATGATAACGGGAATGAAATTCGGCCGGGACATCTTCCGCGTTGCGAACGACAATGTCATCAGGCAAAAACCGCTGCAAGCCGCTGCGGAGTTTATCGCACGGAATCGGCGAGTTCGTATGAAAATGGGCGACCTGCCCCAACGCATGCACACCGGAGTCAGTCCGCCCCGAGGCGAGGACATTCACGGACTCAAACGTCAATTTCTTTACGGCCGCCTCAACCACGGTTTGAATCGATGTCCCGTTGGGCTGCACCTGCCACCCGCAGTAATTCGTGCCGTCGTAGGCGATGGTCAGGCGGATGTTACGCATGGATCAAACAGCGTGTTTTATAATCCTGGATTGCAGACAAAATGGGAGGGCGAGGCTCCTGCCGAGCCGTGCTCTACGCGAAACTTACCATTGCGGCTCAGCAGGAGCTTCGCCCTCCCGGGGCGCGATCGCCAGTGGCACCCGGCTTGGTTACGCCTCGGTTGGATACGGTTTGGCCAACCGGAATTGGGGGTTCTGTTCCAAAAAGGCGGCGATGCGTTCGGTGCGGCTCAGTGCCACGGGCAGGAATTCCAGCGCCTGTTGCAGACGATCGTTGGGTTCGGCGCAACTGAATCGTAAAAAGCCGGCGCCAGCTTCCCCAAAGCATTCCCCGCCCAGACAAGCAACGCCAAAATCATCGTCCGCTCCTTCGAGCAGATACAGCGCCAAGCCATGGCTGGTGATGCCCAGATCGTTGCAAACCGGTGCGACGTTGGGGAACACATAAAACGTGGCGGTCGGGTCCAGGCTGTGGAAACCGGGAATCTTGTTGAGGCCTTCGGTCAGCAGGACGACCTTCTCGCGGAACAACAGCATCGTGCGATCCCGTTCCGACGAATCTTGTTCCAGCGCCGCTGCCCCAGCCAGTTGCACCAGCGTCGGCGTGCAGGAGAGCGTGGTGTTGATCATTTTGCCAATGGCATCGGAGATTTCCTTGTTCGACACGGCAAAGCCCAACCGCCAACCACTCATACTGTAGGACTTGCTGAACGTATACGCGGCGACCGCTTGGTCCATCATCCCGGGTTGCGACAGGATCGAATGATGCTGGCCTTCCCAGATCATGTGGCAATACGGTTCGTCGGAGAAGACGGCGATATCCTTGCCGCGAATCAAATCGGCAATGTCCCGCAGGTCGTCTTCGGTCGTCACGCCGCCGGTGGGGTTGTGCGGCGAGTTGAGAAAAATCGCCTTAGGGGCGGCATCGGTATTTAGAAAGTCTTCGATGTCGGAGACCTGCGGGCGGAATTCATTTCCCTGCGTGAGCGGACAAAGCACCGCCCGCGCGCCGCGACGTTCGATGTTGGGAATGTACGTCGGAAAAAACGGACTGAAGACCAACACCCCGTCGCCCGGATTGAGAAATGCCTCGCAGAAGAATTGCTCAAAGACCTTGGCGCCCGGACCGGGAATGATGTTTTCCGCAGCGGCGGAAATGCCGAATTCGTTTTTGACAAACTTGGCAGCCGCTTCTCGAAACGCCGGCACACCGCTGGAGGGACAATAGTGCGACTGGTTTTCGTTGATTGCTTGAATGCCGGTCGATTTGGCCGAAGCGGTACTTTCAAACGGGCTGTCGCCGATTTCGAGTTCGACAACATCCTTGCCGGCAGCTTTGAGTTGTTTAGCAACGGCAAGCACCGTGAAGGCAGTTTCGACGCTGAGAGTCTGTGCGAATTGGCTAAGCGTAGCGGCCACGGGTGTATCCTTTGGTTGAATATCAAGTAGGGCAGGCTCCCGCCTGCCGTGAATACTGTTTGCTGTCGCCCCCAAGCGCTCGGTGGGAGGCAAACGGGCATTATGCCAATTTCCTCGGCCAGCGACCACCCGCCGGGAAATCTGGTTTCCCCTCACCGCTCGCGGCGTTGCCGCCACGCCACGTATTTTGCGACGTCCGGATGGGCTAAGAGCAACTCCATCGTGTAAAAACGGCGGCCGAGTTCCTTTTCGCTGGCGAATTTGTGTATCGAGCGATGGCATTGCCGGCAGACGTCAATCCCGCTGCGCATTTGCTCACGGGTGAAGTTCTTCTTAAACCAACGGTTGCTGTGCAGCGTACGGGGAATCAGATGGTGAAAGCTGGTGGCCGGTTCCTGTTGGCACAATTCACAGAGCATCGCAAATATAACCACGAAAGAAGCGAAA
Coding sequences within it:
- a CDS encoding glycosyltransferase family 4 protein, with translation MKTVHIITRLILGGAQENTLLTVEGQHHDWGDDVTLLTGPALGPEGSLLERAAQRDLDVRIVPELRREIHPRRDWQSYRSLMRMLAEIQPDIVHTHSSKAGVIGRAAATKLKIPVVHTIHGSPFHEFQSAAAYQVYRSCEKWAARRCALLISVCDSMTDQYVAAGIAPRSMFQTVYSGMEVEPFLNPPVPRADVRRELGFTEDHIVVGKIARLFHLKGHEYVIEAAGEVVAKNPHVRFLFVGDGILQQQLQQQIAAAGLSDHFVFTGLVPPARIPELIGAMDIVVHTSLREGLARVLPQGLISGKPVISYDVDGAREVCIDGETGFLLPPKSVPQLAEAIGKLADSPELRGQYGQTGRERFTDQFRQQTMVRELREIYQAVIDESH
- a CDS encoding pyridoxal phosphate-dependent aminotransferase, translated to MAATLSQFAQTLSVETAFTVLAVAKQLKAAGKDVVELEIGDSPFESTASAKSTGIQAINENQSHYCPSSGVPAFREAAAKFVKNEFGISAAAENIIPGPGAKVFEQFFCEAFLNPGDGVLVFSPFFPTYIPNIERRGARAVLCPLTQGNEFRPQVSDIEDFLNTDAAPKAIFLNSPHNPTGGVTTEDDLRDIADLIRGKDIAVFSDEPYCHMIWEGQHHSILSQPGMMDQAVAAYTFSKSYSMSGWRLGFAVSNKEISDAIGKMINTTLSCTPTLVQLAGAAALEQDSSERDRTMLLFREKVVLLTEGLNKIPGFHSLDPTATFYVFPNVAPVCNDLGITSHGLALYLLEGADDDFGVACLGGECFGEAGAGFLRFSCAEPNDRLQQALEFLPVALSRTERIAAFLEQNPQFRLAKPYPTEA
- the truA gene encoding tRNA pseudouridine(38-40) synthase TruA; this translates as MRNIRLTIAYDGTNYCGWQVQPNGTSIQTVVEAAVKKLTFESVNVLASGRTDSGVHALGQVAHFHTNSPIPCDKLRSGLQRFLPDDIVVRNAEDVPAEFHSRYHAVRKRYRYVIHNNRVAVPFLQRYVHRIGKPLDATAMHAAARALVGTHDFRSFESHFPNRSSSVRTVMELNVTRRVGWDLWSPTPGATAEDGDFICIDIMADGFLYNMVRSITGTLLKVGYGNWPVDKVREILENQTRDHAGATAPPHGLYLVHVDYDGENVVSNSPGAPS